From the Malaclemys terrapin pileata isolate rMalTer1 chromosome 11, rMalTer1.hap1, whole genome shotgun sequence genome, the window GTCTGTTTTAATACAGGTGAAGGTCATAGCAAGAAGATTGCAAAACACAGAGCTGCAGAAGCTGCCTTGAACGTTTTGAAAGGAAATCCAAGTATTAGGTGAGTTAGGTGTGGCTGTATTGTACTGCACAAAATATCACTGCCAATCTAAATATGGCATTAAAAGAAGCTCTGAACACCAATCCCGCCCCCCAAACTCTCAGTTCAGCAGTTGGAAGACTTCTGTTTCTTTTTGAGGAAAGTTTTTTCTAATTTAATTCTAAAAACTGACACTCTCTCAAACTTTATAATGTTACTTTTTCTGCAATCTGGATTCTTGTATTTCATTCTTTTCCTAGTGAAACTGTCTAAGATGAAATGGGACTAATGTCTTTTTTCAGATGCTACTTCTGTTGCAAGATGGTGTACTGTGTAATTTGAAGCTGTTATACAGGTGGCTTTTCATCCCAAAACATTCTTTAACAAAAAATTTACATGATtatagtataataataataattgaaggCACCTCCTATATATTCAGTTTTTACTATTTTCTCTGTATAACCGGTCAATCTGCTGTTTGTGtgattccccacccctgccatggaggagagaaagagacatgtttaaaaataaatatccacAAGTTGCCAGGGGACACATTAATATCAGGTGTGTCTAGCTCTAAAATTTTAAATCTCAAATAATTACAATATAGTGTTTTCCACACCTGAGAAGATGGAGATTTAGCCTTGGACACTAATCATGCGAaaattttaatgggactactcacatgtgtaaaattAAGTGTATGCATTAGAGTTTTGAGGACTGAGGCCCTAGGTTATTAATGGATTAGTGCCTAATTTATGTCCCTCTTCAGCAGTTTTAACTTAAaattgtcagtttaaaaaaaaaaaaaaggttaaactaTTTTAGTCTTTCAGTGCCAGACTCCATAGTTCCAGATTCTCCAAAGCAACCACAAAATCAAACCAATCCTATAGGTACATTACAGGTAAGATGTAACTTTTTTGCATTTTAAGACCATCATGCCATATAGTTCAGCTGTGTGTAAaatattccttaaaaaaaaaaacctgaatattGGATAAGCCTGAATTTAAAATCTGTTCTTGTTCTTAGACTTGTCAGGCATTATTTACACTAAACTAGCAGCTACTTTTTGAACTCATTTGAACATAtctttcttactttttttttttttttttttagttacagAAGGCAGCATAGACAGCCCAGAGCAAGTAGTACAGGTCAGAAAAGAGCAAGCACTAATTGTGTTCACTGCGGGGAAAGCATGTAGAGAGCCAGTTGTAGTGAGAATATGAAATGTGTATGCAACTAACTTTACTATTATAATTATGTTTAAGTCCAGTTAATACTGTCAAAATAAAACCAGGTTTAGACATGAACAGGTTTAGACATGAAAATTTGGCTTCTTATGCTAtaagattttctttaaaatgttcacaAAGCTGGTTGAAATTGGAGACCCATAGACAACGTATTTAGAGgattatttttaatgtgttttgatGAATTTAATGTGTTCTGTATTTCTGAAATTTAGAGTGTTTATGGAAGAAGAGGAACAGAATATTATGTACAGAAATCTGCCCCTTTAAATAATGTTTCATGTCTGCTTTGTTTGACATTTTCATATGAAACATTTAGTATCACAGTTAATACACATATGCATTAAGTGCTAAAGTTTAACACTGTAGGATGAACCCTTGAGGTCTAAACACAAAGTGCTGTGCACTCTGCCTCCAATCCAGGGAAGCACTCAGCCACATATGCCTTGCTGGACTGGGGCTAGAGTGCTCAGTACCTTGTGGATTGAGCCCAGACACCCAACCTTGAAGACAGTTTTGCATGTGCTTtaagcacaagtagtcccattgactttgagggGGCTTCATATTAAAGGAAACTATTTGCAGTGTTTTGACCTAAGTTTACTTGCATGGCTCTGAAGAATCTTGCTGGACATGAGATTTGGCTGcttcttgtttaatttttttccagagaCATATTTAAGGTAGATGGTACAGAAAGTTTAGCTTAAGACTTCCCTTAACAACAGTTTTCATTAATGAATAAGTCCTTGAAGCCACATTTCTTGACCATtgcttttaaaaacttaaataaaTCTAGTCAAGGTGTTTCTCTCTCTTAAACTGAATATTTTAAAGGAGATGAAAGGGATGTGAGAGTGTATGTACCATTCTGCTCTTCAAGAAATAGAACATATAAACTTTAGTTGAAAGGCATGTCTCACTACGAGGTCAAAAAGAAAAACTCACAACAAGAATAGGATTGTGTTTTTTctactgtgtttttattttaatgctgTGGGTACAGTATTGCATGATGTGATATGTTCACTGTCACTAGTTTTGTTAATTAATTCTCTGTTTTAAGCAGCTGGGCTTGCCAGTCGGTACTATAATTTGGATAGTcatattaaaaatatgaaaaatcaaAAGAATTGAATTTAATAGCTCAGAACAATTAAAGGAGGAATTGGCACTTATTCCAGGCTTAAAGTTTCAAGTTTGACTAAACAGCTGAGATTGAAGCTGGTTTTTAACTTTTCTGAACAGGACCAGGTCTCTCTCTTACATGGCACTCCAAACCCTGCCAGCCTGAAGTGTGAGGGCTCAGAATCAACACCCTACAAAACCATCCTATGGCCTTTCATTTTTAGATTGGGTTTTAGGCTAACACAGCTCTTTAAAGTGTAACTTACTAGTGTTTGGAGGGCTTTTACGTGTACTACTAGTATTTGCAAATACCAGAACAGTTTTTTCTGTTTGTCCCCATCTCTACTTTGACTTCTGGTAAATGTGTCATTTTAGGTAACTTATATACTTGTGTTTTCCCACATCAATATATTGTGCTCTTCAAGCtattaatgaaatattttcagtgttatggtgataaatgtgttttaaaaaatggaccAATTAGTTTTGCTAAGCAAAGATGGTAGCTGTTTGAAAGGGATGTTTAGAGACAGACCAAAGCAGAATCTTTTTTATTAGTCAGGTCTAACCTCTGTTTCTTTAGGAACTGGCTGTTCAGAAGGGATGGAGACTTCCTGAATATTCACTTGCACATGAGTCGGGGCCTCCTCACAAGCGGGAGTTTACAATGACTTGCAGAATAGAAACATTTCTAGAAactggtatatatatatatatatatatatatatttttttttttttaaatcaaaacaaaatgtagcAAATTTAGAATGTAGTCAGTTTCCATAACAGTCTCCAATGAATTGTgagtgtttctccccccccccccccccccgctttatttaaaaaaaatcttaatattgTACCTCTTTTGGTTCTTTTTTAAAGCAGATTCATGACATACAAAATGCATCATTGGCACACTTAAAATATTTGCTATTAGCATTTGGACagtgaggatacattttcagttcCCTAATATTAAGGAAGagaccattttaaaaagtgttccaTTATTTAACTTGAAAATGCTGGAAGTTATGgtgttaaattttaaaatgtagacttGCAGTGCTTTTAAAATTAGGATAAGTGATATTCTGCATGACAGTTCTGTCCTATTACCTCAAAATTGGCAAGAGAATGTGTGAATACATTGCACAGATATCCTAAATAGCGTTTGCACATAAGACTTTTAGTCAAGCTATTTAAATGTTGCATCTAAAACATTTCTCAATGCAATAAAAGTTGTTGAATGATACCTCCACAGTGTACTGAAGTAAAATATTCCATTTGAAGTTAGCAACAGACTATGCAAATACATAGTAGTTTTATTTAAACAAGTATTTGATGAATGATATTCATGCATTGTGTATGCTGGATAACCTGCAAAAATTTTGCATTGGCACTTACTGCCTTGTAAACTCTAGAGTTACAAGTATAGAATTTGCACAAAAGTGATTCTTGACCAGCCTTTCCAACCTAGTGATCAGCATTTGGTTAGCTGCAAATAACCCATCCTCAAATTAGattgttttggaattttttggTGGAGGTGAGGACTCCCTGGTTGTGCTTTGTGACATTCTGATCTAGAATTTAGGTTTTGAGAAGTTATGGAAAGGGATTGGTGAGGAGAAGAAGCAGTTTGAAATACTTAGTGCAAGACAcggtgggcttgtctacactactgcgtgGGGtagatctaagatatgcaacttcagctacatgaatagcatagctgaaatcaacgtacttagatcaacttaccgcggtgtcttcactgcggtaagtcaacagctgactctctcccatcaactccgttTGCACTTCTCATTCTGGgggagtaccggagtcaatgggagagcgctcagcggtcgatttattgcatctatactagacgtgataaatcaacccccgctggatcgatcgctgcctgccgacccggcgggtagtgaagacaagccctaaatcttcCTCCTCAGAACAGGTATTAACCTCCAGCTTTGAAGCTCAGTAGTAATGATAGAGGCAAATAACCATCTGACCCTaagtttttaaatgcttaatgCGTTTTCTTACAGCTGAGAAATTGGAGGTTTACTTACTTGTAATGGAGTCTACGGGAGAATCCCGCTctttaaattactataaaatacAATCTAAACCCTGTTTCCTTAGTGTACTTCATAAGACTAGATCAGACAAATTCTCTAGGAACTTTGAATATCTGTAACCATCAGTGGTTAACAGTATTGCATTTACAGGGAGACTTGCAGGTTGAATTCAAGTCAGGTGGATTGCTCAATGATTTGGGTCACCCATTTAACCCCAAAACAGGTGGCTAATGATTAAAATGTTGCTATCTGATGTCTCTTTGGTGGTCTACATGAAGTGAGTTGATTTTAGTCTAGTTCTTAGTGAACAGGTGTCCTCCAtcacaaaaccattaccattGCAGTTATTAACTAGCACCAATATTGGCAGTCTTAGCAGAGTGTCCCAGGATTAACTGGACTTATAGACTGAAGTGTTCTTTCACTACAGGAGGTGATCCATTCAGTTTAGAACTGAGTTATTCTGGAAGAACAATGTGAGAACTTGCACAATTTCACATCTTCTGCCTGTTCTGAGTACAAATAGAAGGCTTCAGTCCTTTTAACGAAGTACTTTTCAGTTGTATTACAATTCTTTCAAAAGAAGGAAAATGTGAGTAAGAGTAAGCTGCAAGAGTGTTTGTGTCaagatattattttaaatgttttataataaTGAATCTATTTGTGGAACCCAAACACATCtaaagaccaaattctgcttaTCTACAGATTGAATAATCAACAAGCTGTAGTAATTCAGAAACTCAGTGTTGCAGCAATATGCCCCCAATGCTAGTCCACTAGCAACAGGATTGAAGTCAGTTTATTTCACATAAGCCTTCAAACAGCAGTCAGATAGTAACAACTTATTTCTTACTGTTTGTGGTAAATTTGAACCAGCAACCTACAGCTGAATTATCAGTCCTCTGAGCCACTAAGTTCACCTCAGTGCATTTTTCTCTTGTTAATactctttggttttgtttctttatgcAGGGACTGGGACATCTAAGAAACTAGCAAAGCGAAATGCTGCTGAAAAATTACTTGCCAAATTCCACAGTTTCCCTCCAGATAGCATCAATATTTCCTTAGTAAGTAATGGGCAGAGCAGCATAAGTGCCATAAATCCGGTCAGACAATTCAATGACAAAAGTAACAAAATATGGTCAGACATTTTCATTATCACAAAGTTTTATACCATGTTCCTATTTCTAGATGGACCCAAAAGCTCTGGGCTATCATCCAAATTTGCATCAGATTATTAGTATGACATTGGTGAAAGAGACTATATAAGGACAGCCACCGTTAAAAGTAGGATTTTTCTCTGTGCTATTCTTATTAATTGGCTTCAAATAACCCATCCTCCTATTTAATAAAACAGAGGGAAGGAATGGAACacagaggagggaggaaaagagcTTTGTTATATGTAGATATCCTTTATCATAATGTCAAATGAGGGTATCAAGCCGGGATAATTTTTATTTGACCAGTAACATAAGGGAGTTCTGGGAGCAGGGATCTGAAAaagtgggagagggggaataaagtgcaaaaagtaaaataattgatTAGTGTTCTAGAATCTGTTTGCTTACTACAATAATAAAGTATAATACCTTGACACAGACAACGCATGCTGGTGAAATATAAGTATTTGCCTAATTAAGTGATTGGGaaacataataaaaatacaagACATGATGGTCTATTAAAGTGTACCTTCTGGGATATACTAGGTTTGTTCACACTAAATTTGCATGGCATATCTAAGGTATCAAGGAGGCTATCAGGCAGCCACTGCTGGCAGCTGCATATGCTTTCCTTTCCCCAAGCAGCAATACACATCACTTCATTCAACGGTATTGTCTGCACACTCTCTTGTAACAGGCACTGTGGAGGAAGCAGCCATGCAAGAGGCATAGAACACAGGGCCAGACCAGGTTAAAAGGAGTGGAGAATTGAGGTTGGATGAAAAGAGGGAGAAGGCACCAACTGTGGTTGTGAGGAGAAGAGGAGCAAAtatagggggggggggaattaaacaTAAAGAATGAGAGACAGGGAGAACACAGGCAGAAAGTAAGAGTTGTAATCAGGCCAAAGCATAGCATAAGGAATAGGGTAGTGGGCAGCCAGGCACCATTCCATCACTGGGCAGTTGAACAGAAACGCTGGAACTCACTGAGACACTATATAAAGGTGCAGTGTGGAAGTTTGCATTTTCTGTGTTTTTGCAGATAAAAATGAATATTGCATGATATTTTTGTTGAACAGCATTTTATTAATATGTAAAAACAAATCTAAACCCTCTTCAAATGTTTTCAGGGAAATGAAGTGGGAAATAATTTAGGATGCACATGGGATGCCTTAAGGAACTCATCAGAAGAAAAAATTACCTTGCTGAAGAGAAGTCCACTCAGTATTCCTAATACAGACTATATCCAACTGCTTGGAGAAGTTGCAGAAGAACAAGGTTTTGTTATAACATATTTGAATATAGGTATGACTTTTGGTGTGTTAGTATTGTAATACATGAATGATACATTCCTCCTCTCGGATCCACACTTAAGCAAAACATGCAGTGATGTTAAATGGGAGCTCTGCTCATACAGCAAAAGGAAAACTGTGCCTTAAGGCTCTAAACCTGCAATTGATATATGTGGGTGGAGGCTGCACTCacatgcagctccactgaagtaatgGTTTGCCCACATGAGTCTGATTGGAGCCTAAATTATTATAACTACAGAGGCATCCAAGCCTAAATTTTAGCCATTATTTATGGCTAAGGCTACAAtgtagtcacgggtatttttagtaaatagtcatggacaggtcatgggcctgTGAATttttgacctgtccatgatttttactaaaaaaaccCGTGACTAAATCTTAAGGGGGTCACTGTGGGGGGCACCAGGACTGCTGCAAGGGCAGAGGGCATCTGGAGGGGCAGCAACTGCACCGGCTGCCCGGGCACCGCTACCTGGGGCTGCCTGGGGAAGCGGCTATTCTGGCTGCCCAGGCACCACTGCCGGGGGGCCACCCAGGGAAGCGGCTGGAGCAACTGGCTGGGCaccacctccagcagcagctgcactggcTGCCCGGGCACCACTGCCGGGGGCTGCCCAGGGAAGCAACTACTCAGGCCGCCTGGGGCTACCACCAggggctgccagcagcagctgcacaggcCACCCAGGGACCGCTGCTCAGGCGGTCTCTGGGGCCAGCCGCTCCGGCCGCTACTTGGGCAGTCcccagggccacctgagcagtGGCCGGTGCcgcagcagctggtgcagctggctgTGGGGCCACTCCAGCAGCAACTGGGGTGGCTGTCCCTGGGGCCACCTGACCAGCTGGCCCCGGAGCCACATGTTtgggggtcagccacactggcccccGCAGAAGTCACGGAGATTGCAGAAAATCACGGAATCCATGATTTCCGTGACCTAAGTGACAAACAGCGAGCCCTATTTATGGCTATGAACGTAAGAGCCAAAGACTTCCACGTCCCCACTGACTATGATTTCAGAAGTTTGGTCAATCTAGCTGGAATTGTAAATTTTCCCTTCTATTCTCGTGTTCTGATTCTTATTTCTCTCTTTAAATCTcatgttctccctcctcccttatGTTACCACCACTTGAGCTGTGACACAACCTTGCAACTAGAAAAACCAGATACAATCTTGTATGGTAGTTAATACCACTCATTTTTTATtgcattaaaatgaaaaaaagtactGTATATGCAGTCTGGATTATGCTGACTCTTGGCAATCTACATACTATTCTTAACCCTCAAATAGAGATGTCCTGATTAATAAGAAATTATGATGGTACAAAAGTGTTAGCTTTGATAATGCAGGGTAAGATTGATTAAAATTTTAGTTCACATTTTAGTGATATCTAGTAACTAATTTACAGGTATCTAGCACAGCGGCTATTCTAAAAGTTAGTTTGACACCTGCATAGTTAATAATATTTCCAATCATTCTCTCCACATTATTACCAAAATAACTATACATGCTGCACAGCAGGAATAGAAAGAACTGGATGGATCATTCAAAAGTATAGTCAACATTCTGTCCTTATCCTTCATAAACTTTCCATCCATAAGTGTTTTGGAAATTAATTCTGTGTAATAAGAGACTAAAAGTCAGTGTGGTTGTATTCGTGATTTTAATACACATCACTTGGAAAAATTTGGGGGTAACAAGGGAACTTGTGCAGTAACTTATACAAGGCATAATGTTGAGCTAATCATTTTTTTGCTTATATAATTTCAGAAGAGCTGAGCGTGAATGGACAGTACCAATGTCTTGCTGAACTCTCAACCAATCCAGTCACAGTTTGCCATGGTACTGGGATTTCTTGGGGCAATGCTCACAACGATGCTGCTCACAATGCATTACAGTATTTAAAGATCATGGCTGGAAGAAAATAAACTAGAAATAGAAAAAATCTTTTGATAAAGATTTAACTTAAAAGATATTTCCAAAGTTGGATGTTTTCCCATATATGTAGTTCAAATTAATTTTGGGCTATTTTTAAGTCACTCCACAAACACCATTTAAATTATGCATTGCTTTGAATTGAGTCAATCATAAGGTTTTCATTTTGGATTGGTTTACTGTATTTAGCTCTCAGTTTTGTAAAGCAGTGAGGACATTAAATTACTGCTTGCATACTTACTGAAGCATAAATGCTCCCTTATGGAAAACCTGTAGGGCGAATTATAAATTTGATACCAGAGTTAGAGAACACAGACATCAAAGATGGTAGCTATAGGAAGaccaattctacagtgtcccgagTACCCCCTAAACACCATagttttcagtgggagttggggatGGTCTGTTCTTTGCAGGGGCAGCCCTTTGAAGAGCATATTCTGTTGCTGTTTATAGCccaatggaaatgtttttgaTTATATGCtttagtatcatagaatatcagggttggaagggacctgaggggatcatctagtccaaccccctgctcaaagcaggaccaatccccaactaaatccccaaatggccccctcaaggattgaactcacaagcctgggtttagcaggctaatgctcaaaccactgagctataaaaGATGGGCATAGTGTTTTATGAATgttcccattttattttatttttactgtgtgtGAATGGTGGCCTTTTAAACCCATT encodes:
- the PRKRA gene encoding interferon-inducible double-stranded RNA-dependent protein kinase activator A isoform X2; protein product: MIVAKPGKTPIQLLHEYGTKAGITPEYKFEKAEGQVHLPSFTFKVTVGEITGTGEGHSKKIAKHRAAEAALNVLKGNPSISLSVPDSIVPDSPKQPQNQTNPIGTLQELAVQKGWRLPEYSLAHESGPPHKREFTMTCRIETFLETGTGTSKKLAKRNAAEKLLAKFHSFPPDSINISLGNEVGNNLGCTWDALRNSSEEKITLLKRSPLSIPNTDYIQLLGEVAEEQGFVITYLNIEELSVNGQYQCLAELSTNPVTVCHGTGISWGNAHNDAAHNALQYLKIMAGRK
- the PRKRA gene encoding interferon-inducible double-stranded RNA-dependent protein kinase activator A isoform X1, which gives rise to MSQETFPAAAQQSPEAPDKPRSLEEMIVAKPGKTPIQLLHEYGTKAGITPEYKFEKAEGQVHLPSFTFKVTVGEITGTGEGHSKKIAKHRAAEAALNVLKGNPSISLSVPDSIVPDSPKQPQNQTNPIGTLQELAVQKGWRLPEYSLAHESGPPHKREFTMTCRIETFLETGTGTSKKLAKRNAAEKLLAKFHSFPPDSINISLGNEVGNNLGCTWDALRNSSEEKITLLKRSPLSIPNTDYIQLLGEVAEEQGFVITYLNIEELSVNGQYQCLAELSTNPVTVCHGTGISWGNAHNDAAHNALQYLKIMAGRK